ctttgaaatttcttaaaattagaaaaataggatgaaaattacttgacatcttttaaaaaattcacaaaattttaaataccttcaaaatcttttgaaatttcttgaaattttttaaagctcatgaaaattccttgaaaatttgaaaatttctttaaatatttcaaatccttcaaagtaTCATACTAAATTACTGtattcaatgaaaattccttggaatctttaaaattctcagaaatttttcaaatccttgaaaatcttttgaaatgctaaggaccttttttaggatttcttaattactttggaattaaaaaaaagccttctaaaatttttttaattatttgaaatttatgtaagttacaaaaataaattgaaaattcgttgacatcttttaaaacatcctcaaatatttaaaatctgtgaaaatctTTTGCacactcttgaaattttgtaaagctcagattgaaatttaaaaaagagaaaagttttaaatcgttaaatattgagatgtttgtagattagatttttgaaaataaaacaaataaaaattcctaactttcgaaattttattttcaaacattttcaactatgaaatatgaataattttcaactcgataggattcaagtcttcaaatttagaattgcaaacttggaagtttatttataagaaattaataatcataaataaattgaatgcgttcaaaatttaaatgtatttttctcaTTTGGAcaatctctgaattaaattatttcagactgaaacttagaaaacagaaaaactttaaaacatcaaaaatttaaatgtttgtagaTAAGTAAAACTATTAaactaaagttttaatagaaattactctagttaaagtttaagtatttctaaaacgatttttgtatataattataaaattatatatatattttttagggcatttttatattttcagggaattttccagagatttcaaaagcttttaaaggatttgatatattttaggatattttaatagatttaaatgaatttttaagtgtttttaataatatagtatgagattttacaggatttgaaatatttcatggtattttaaaaattttaagatattttcaacggctttaaaaaattttaagcgatttccaaaatttttcaaaagattttcaaggattttaaatatttgagaaagttttaaaagatgccaaggaattttgtattgattacagtaatttaatatgtgattttaaaggatttgaaatatttcatggttttttctaatttcaagatattgtcaagagctttaaaaaattgcaagatatttcaaaagatttgtaatgattttaaatatttgaggaagttttaaaagattccaaggaattttcaattgattacagcaacttaatatgagattttaaaggatatgaaatatttcagggtatttttaaaatttcaaggaattttcaagagctctaaaaaattttcaagatttttctacAGAttcttaagcattttaaatatttaaggatgttttaaaagatgtcaaggaatttagatcctatttttctaattttaaggaatttaaaaaaattttgaagaagtagtttaaaaatctttaaaaaaaaggtcaaggtatctcaaaatattttaaaggtattgcaatatttgagagtattttaaaatgttccaaggaattttcaattgattacggtgatttaatatgagattttgaaagattcagtatattttatgatattttaatagattgaaaggaatttttaattgattttaataatgtagtacggcattgtaaaagatttgaaatattttagcgtatttttaaattttcaaggaattttcaagagatttcaaaatatttttaagaattttcaatatttgaggatgtttataaagatttcactgaatttttagttcatttttataaattaaaggaatttcaaagaattttaataattatagcaagattgtttaaaaaaaatccaaagtatattaaaaatttctaaaagatgtcaagatttttcaaaaaattttgaaagtttcgaaatatttaggagtattttaaaaggttccaagcaatttttaattgattacagtaatttaatatgagattttgaaggatttgatacatcttaggatattttactagatttcgaggaattttcaattgatttcaataatttagtatgagattctaaaggatttaaaacattttaggctcttttaaaacatttcaaggaattttcaattattttcaataatttaaagcaatttcaaagactGCTAAgccttttttcttatacaattcagccttttaattaaaaatttaaatatttttttaaaaaaaaattaagcaaattttttttgcagaaaactaattgttttagttaaaaatttacctatttgtattaaaagttagtcaactattaattaaaatcaatattatattttataattataatatgaatattaGTAATATGcacaatagtaataatactcacactatatatacctgaaaaatataacctcaaaattgactcatgcatgaaatgaagaatcacgcgaaacatgaaattcgccaatttctttcatttcttttaaatgaggatcgagatataaacagaagaccaccgaagttttccgaaggtatcagatcggcaatcatcgtacagcaggaaaccgaagtcgaatcgtatattttcggcttacacacgaactcacagtggtaatcatgcaccttctgttttgcggctcctaaacggtaggtatggtgggggtaaatttcatccacgatctggcagctctgagcAGTTCAGCCAGACACCGGTCCCTTTCATCTCGTCACTCGAGGTCCGTGGCTCCTAGTGTGTACGCGCTCTTCATCATCCGCTCCAGTCGTTGACAGTTGGGGGGGAAGTCAGCATAGCGACACACTATTCGCACTTTAAATTTGCAATGAGACACCTGGTGGCCGTCAGCGAAGCTATTTTAATGGCGGATGATACCGTACACATATCAATGGTGTTGCATGTAAACAATAAATAgttgatagatttaaaaataaatattgccaattattaatataataccaAGATGGATTTTTTCCCTGATTACCGTAAGGGAAAACGCAGAAACAAGTGTTGTGCTAAAGGTTGTACTTCGACGACAAATCAAAACACAAATTTGAGTTTCCATGCCGTTCCACAACGCGGAGTGAAAATTGAACGCATAAATTTATTTGGCAAAAGAGAGACTGTGGATAAACGAAATTTGTGGCTACAAAATTTGGGAATAAAGGATCACGCCTGTGATTTGTTAGTTTGTTGCAAACATTTTAATTCGACAGATTATTTTTTTGCAggttattttctatgaaataaataaatgtgatgaATGGAATTGAATTGTTGTATACAAAAATAACAATGTTATATTTGCAGATGTTTGTACAGGACGTAGAGTGTTGAAAAAAAATGCTATTCCAATACCTGCAAGTAAATCTGAAAAGTGTAAACAGAGGGAGGCTGCAAATATTAAAAGAGCAGAGAGATGTGTATGTGATCttaattataatcaaatttttattccatatgagaaattaatttaatcaattattttttttttggcagGCTAGAAGAAGTCTCAAAGAAGAATCTCGTAAAGTAAAATCAACtattcaaattcaagaaaacACAAACATACCAAACATTGGACCAGGCGTATCTAAACATGGAGTATCTGAGAAAATTCAACGTGATGGGGATTGTAGCGAACAAATATTTATAGTTAATGAATCAAATGTAGATGATCTGCTAAATTCAGTTATTAGtccaccaaaaaattcaaaagtagtcGTTGATGAGCCAGAGTGTCATGATGATGGGTGTGATGATCTACAGAAACGAATAGATGCTTTGGATATACAAAGTAAAACACAAGAGTTTACTGAAACTGTTTGTCAAGACGATGCTGGTAAAAGAAATGAGATGAATGATAACAGTGTGCAAGTCAATACAGACAATTTTATTCTTACTTTGTCCTCACATATAAAAACGGAAAGTGATTTGATAACAATGTGTAatatcaaaagtttcaaaatattgaatgaaattaCCAAACTAATGGATGAATTGTATCCAAGAAAAAGAAAGTCATTGATAAGTACTCATGATAGCATAATTTTAACGATGGCGAAATTGAAATTAGATATATCGTTTAGTCCATTAGGTGTTTTGCAAAATTCAGTCACAGATGTTACAATACGTAATTGCTTTTATGATACAGTGCCTAAATTGTCAACAATAATGCAATGCATTCTTGGAAAAGTatcaaaagaagaaattaaacgCAATATGCCCTTATGTTTTGAAAAGTTCCAAGCGACAACATCAGTATTGGATTGTACTGAAGTGAAAATTCAGACACCCAAATGTTTGAAATGTAAACTTAAGTTTTATTCTCATTATAAAAGTCATGTTACTGTCAAGCTTATGAATGAAGTTACACCGGCTGGTCTAATCACCTTTGTTAGTGAATCATTTGGTGGAAGAGCCTCGGATAAGACTATTTTTAACCATAGTGGAACCCTTAAGGATATGGAGAGCACAAGAGATGCGGTTATGGTTGATAGGGGATTTCTAATTGATGATGAATGTTTACAAAGGCAAATTAAGTTAATAAGGccaccatttttaaaaaacaaggaaCAATTTACGAAAGCTGAAGCTATAGATAACAAAGAAATTGCTAGTGCAAGAGTACACATTGAACGGGTCAATCAAagaatcaaattatttcaaattttgaatcacaAGATTCCCTGGCACATGATTGATTATGTagatgatatttttattatttgttgtggGTTTGCGAACTTGGATTCTCCAATACTTGCAGATGATAAGTTTTATTGAAGCAAATATATTTAtgtcaagtaaatttcaaaattgtgaatttttaattagcatGCAAGTAATGAAAGGAAAGTAATGGAAACAATTTATCcaggatatgaaaaaatgtatatttcttaatattttattttttagtacaaatgtaatacaatatttttgtaataaataaagtaCTATTTTATACTTTTCATATAAGCtttattctaataaataaagTAATGATTATCATGTGGCAACAATTTCTATATCAAGTAAATTACTACTGAGATCACATGccttacaaacttttttttaaataaattaaataatcattaacgCTTTTGCAATATTTACGTATCACTTattaagatttcagatttttgcaCACTTCGTGCAACATTTTATCACAATATATTTTCTTCAACTTTACTACCAAGTCTTCTTCTTCCCATTTTTTGTCATAAGCAACCTCAATAACTTTTATGGAATTAGAAACATTTGAATAAACAACAAAATCAcagacttttaaatttaataaagccATTCCTAATTGCACTTGTCCATAATATTGATGCTTATCCTTCAGACTGATTCTACCACCTTTTATCTTTTTCCAATATTTACACTTTTTCAGTAACATGTCATCTGATGTGTTTTCCAATTCATAAGGACATTTTATTTCTAACAACTTGTACGGTTCATCATTTTTTATCACTACACCATCTGGCGAGTATGCAAGCCATGGTTCCGTCTTTGAAACGATGAGGCCACATTCTTGTACATATAATTTAAGCTGTTTGCTATATAAATTTCTAGCTGGTCCTTCATAGGTATTTCCATgacgtaaatatttatttttcacttctgTAGGccaaaactattttattgacttATCTGGCCAATCATTGTTCGAATACGTAAACAAACTGTAGCAtctgtaaagcaaaaaaaaataatacaggtACTTTGAAGATACATTGCagtattataatatttcaaatattatttgaacTACCTGCTCCCAGTGATCCTAAATTGTCGTTCTTGCTTCCATGTTTTTGGACAATCTCTTGTTGCAATGCACGTTTTCAAAACGTCATTGCATGTAATTTTACTTTGGTACATTTTATTACAACAATCAGCCAAGTCATGATTTACTTCTCTTATACAATCCAAAATTGTTGAAGAAGACGCATTAGCAATTATAATTTGagtgtaatctttttttgtagattcattATGAATGAGTGCTCTGATTTCAAAAActtgagaatttttatttgtaatatcttGAAAAGGAACTCGTGCTGGTGGTTTTGAAAGAGCACCCTCGTgatttattatattatcattttgTGTAGAATGAGTGAGATCTGATCGTCTGTTTGTATTGCGATTGTGCAAGTTGCGAGAGCTACAACGGAGaagtaataaaatgaaatattaaacatcgtttattaaaataagtcactgttataaatatatacctatGCTTGGCAAGTGCTGTCTTCTCATCACACTGAATAAGTCGTTGTCTAATTTCCGCTTGTACAGTTTCACTCAAAGCAGGTAATCTTTTTTGTCGTAcacaacaaaaatatttggtaGGCTGAGCTTCAAATTGTTCCAAAAAAGGCCTTTTTTGTTTGTTCCACAAGCATTGCATGTCAGTTGAAGAGAGCATTGGTAAACTATTCAAGTCTTTTCTCAATTGCGAAAAAATAATTGCtaactttctgtttgaaaaaaaacatattaaaactcctgataaaaaaattacttacctATTGCAATATAATAAAACTCCTACTATGTGTCTACACGAGTGACTAGTACCAGCTTTGCATGAGCAATTCATACTTTTTACTCTTACATAAATAGGATCAACATCATGCTCATCGAACTGATCTAATTCATCTGGAAGCATTGTATCCTCATGATGTATTGATAAAGTCCCCGTTAGAACGTGAGGCTCAGGCGACGATAATGCACTTGTCTTTAGACACAGAGCATACAGCTCAATCTTTGTTGACGAACGAGAGCTTGCACCgcacataaaaattaaaccagaATTCACAATTTTCTGACCCTCGACCATATTCCGTGACGACGTCTCAgcatttgcaaatttttcaatagcATATAGTTGCAACAGCAACAGATTTTTAATGCTTGATAattagttattactaaaaattcaacaaactccCGTATAAACACATATCACCGTGTACGGTTATGACGGCCATATTGTTTCAGCGACACAAGCGGCTCTCAGCCCGCGGTGGTAGTTTTCGTCGCGAATAATATAATACCTGCATGCGCCTCGGTTAAATATGTAAGTAAGTGATACTTTTCAATACAACTCCAGTAACGTGGTGACGTGCGTTAGCTTTAAACTTCGACCATTTTTCGTTCCTCTGAAGGGATTCGTTTCTCGAAGGTCTCGTAAGAGGGCCATTGATGAGAGCCTTttctttcgaaaatctttttttttctttaaaattaaataaacgtcTCGCCTCTTTTCTTGGGGAGATATCTCGACAGCTCCCTGGCATCAAAGACcagattgataaaaatataagaaataaaaataaattaaattttcaatggtttTTATGTGATAAATGAGAGAAAAATAAAGGCATAGTGCTCACCAAGTAAATtttgcaaacaatttaaaaagattttccttctttttttaaagtataatcaatgatattatattaaaatgtGTCACTTCTTACACAAAGCAGGAGAGGAAAACTCATGCTGGCTCAAGTAAGTAGATTGCCATATCAAACGATCTGTTTATTTATTTAGTGTCTGCGTCTTTGGGAA
The sequence above is drawn from the Belonocnema kinseyi isolate 2016_QV_RU_SX_M_011 chromosome 7, B_treatae_v1, whole genome shotgun sequence genome and encodes:
- the LOC117176374 gene encoding uncharacterized protein LOC117176374 — translated: MAKLKLDISFSPLGVLQNSVTDVTIRNCFYDTVPKLSTIMQCILGKVSKEEIKRNMPLCFEKFQATTSVLDCTEVKIQTPKCLKCKLKFYSHYKSHVTVKLMNEVTPAGLITFVSESFGGRASDKTIFNHSGTLKDMESTRDAVMVDRGFLIDDECLQRQIKLIRPPFLKNKEQFTKAEAIDNKEIASARVHIERVNQRIKLFQILNHKIPWHMIDYVDDIFIICCGFANLDSPILADDKFY
- the LOC117176375 gene encoding uncharacterized protein LOC117176375, producing MVEGQKIVNSGLIFMCGASSRSSTKIELYALCLKTSALSSPEPHVLTGTLSIHHEDTMLPDELDQFDEHDVDPIYVRVKSMNCSCKAGTSHSCRHIVGVLLYCNRKDLNSLPMLSSTDMQCLWNKQKRPFLEQFEAQPTKYFCCVRQKRLPALSETVQAEIRQRLIQCDEKTALAKHSSRNLHNRNTNRRSDLTHSTQNDNIINHEGALSKPPARVPFQDITNKNSQVFEIRALIHNESTKKDYTQIIIANASSSTILDCIREVNHDLADCCNKMYQSKITCNDVLKTCIATRDCPKTWKQERQFRITGSRCYSLFTYSNNDWPDKSIK